The Xiphophorus maculatus strain JP 163 A chromosome 23, X_maculatus-5.0-male, whole genome shotgun sequence genome contains a region encoding:
- the LOC102223012 gene encoding transmembrane protein 121-like, whose protein sequence is MVPTPQVCVSTLVTVSTMAVVDLYLLEQSMLGARGMSGPSVWQYVAVLLGDACFLLALRFVSAGVVSEAQSSRRGFANALWFLFLSLLQLKLFFVCHNYRQERRPPDPLARKTLTLLLSICLPSLFLILTGADHMTPQRRKQEVRSRLLWVVVDLLDVLDLQAGLWEAQGGSGGVVEQRLPIWAEGLVFFYCYALLLLLPCVALTELGATGLPGQRGPRREALYPWLSLVTINIFTLALRGTGMLWYRDSRVSTVFLGKNLLALAVKLSSAWEKHKQERGASGAGTVAGSEPEATTAPPSQNSEQDEGQAQGKAPPAHFHTLTRSQSHTLSHVSLEPTAAPLGPSFISHEL, encoded by the coding sequence ATGGTGCCCACGCCCCAGGTGTGCGTATCAACCCTGGTCACGGTGAGCACGATGGCGGTGGTGGACCTCTACCTGCTGGAGCAGAGCATGCTGGGAGCTCGCGGCATGTCTGGACCCAGCGTGTGGCAGTACGTGGCGGTTCTGCTGGGCGACGCCTGCTTCCTGCTCGCCCTGCGCTTCGTCTCGGCCGGCGTGGTTTCAGAGGCACAGTCGTCGCGCCGCGGTTTCGCCAACGCCCTGTGGTTCCTCTTCCTgtcgctgctgcagctgaagctcTTCTTCGTCTGCCACAACTACAGGCAGGAGCGGCGGCCGCCCGACCCGCTGGCCAGGAAGACTCTGACGCTGCTGCTGTCCATCTGCCTGCCCTCCTTGTTCCTCATCCTCACTGGCGCCGATCACATGACTCCTCAGcgcaggaagcaggaagtgcgGAGCAGGCTCCTGTGGGTCGTCGTCGACCTCCTGGACGTTCTGGACCTGCAGGCGGGGCTTTGGGAAGCCCAGGGCGGGTCTGGAGGCGTTGTTGAGCAGAGGCTGCCGATCTGGGCGGAAGGCCTTGTCTTCTTCTACTGCTACGCgcttttgctgctgctgccgtgCGTGGCGCTAACGGAGCTGGGCGCCACCGGGCTGCCCGGCCAGAGGGGCCCCCGCCGGGAGGCTCTGTACCCCTGGCTCAGCTTGGTCACCATCAACATCTTCACCCTGGCTCTTCGGGGAACCGGCATGCTGTGGTACAGAGACTCCCGCGTGTCGACTGTGTTTCTAGGGAAAAACTTACTGGCGCTGGCCGTGAAACTGAGCTCAGCCTGGGAGAAACACAAGCAGGAGCGTGGCGCTTCAGGGGCCGGAACCGTGGCTGGATCGGAACCAGAAGCCACCACCGCGCCGCCGAGCCAGAACTCAGAGCAGGACGAGGGCCAGGCTCAGGGGAAAGCTCCTCCTGCTCATTTCCACACACTAACGCGCTCACAAAGCCACACTCTGTCCCACGTCAGCCTGGAGCCGACGGCGGCCCCTCTGGGGCCGTCTTTTATCTCCCATGAACTGTAG